Genomic window (Bosea vaviloviae):
ATCGGGTGCTGCTGCAATTCGACATGGCGGATCGCAACCTCGGGGCCGACATCGGGCTTATGGAAGATGCGGGAGAAATCGAGCCCCTTGGCCTTCCAGTGTTCGATCGCCTGCTTCTTGTCGAGCCAGTCGGAGCGGCCGACGAGGTCGTCGAAATTGGCGACGCCCAGGCTCGCCATGATCTCGCGTACGTCCTCGGCGAGGAAGAAGAAGAAGTTGATGACGTGCTCGGGCGCGCCCTTGAAGCGCTTGCGCAGGACGGGATCCTGCGTCGCGACGCCGACCGGGCAGGTATTGAGATGGCATTTGCGCATCATGATGCAGCCGGCCGCGATCAGCGGCGCGGTCGCGAAGCCGAATTCGTCGGCCCCGAGCAATGCGCCGATGATGATATCCCGGCCCGTGCGCAGGCCACCATCGACCTGCAGCGCGATGCGGCCGCGCAGCTTGTTCATCACCAGGATCTGGTGGGTCTCGGCGAGGCCGATCTCCCAGGGCGAGCCGGCATGCTTGATCGAGGTCAGCGGGGACGCACCCGTACCGCCCTCATAGCCCGAGATGGTGATGTGGTCGGCCCGCGCCTTGGCGACGCCGGCCGCAACCGTGCCGACCCCGAGCTCGGAGACGAGCTTGACCGAGACGTCGGCAGCCGGGTTGACGTTCTTCAGATCGAAGATGAGCTGGGCGATGTCCTCGATCGAATAGATGTCGTGATGCGGCGGCGGCGAGATCAGGCCGACGCCAGGGGTGGAATGACGCACCTTGGCGATGCGGGCATCGACCTTGTGACCGGGAAGCTGACCGCCCTCGCCCGGCTTGGCGCCCTGCGAGATCTTGATCTGCATCATCGCCGAATTGACGAGATACTCCGTCGTCACGCCGAAGCGGCCCGACGCCACCTGCTTGATCGCCGAGCGCATCGAGCGCCCGTCGGCCATCGGCGCGAAGCGCTCCGGCTCCTCGCCGCCCTCGCCGGTGTTCGACTTGCCGCCGATCGTGTTCATCGCGATGGCGAGCGTCGAATGCGCCTCATGGCTGATCGAGCCGAAGGACATCGCCCCGGTCGAGAAGCGCTTGACGATGGAGGCGGCCGACTCGACCTGCTCGATCGGGATCGGCTTGCGCTGGAGCGCATACGCGTCCTTGATCTCAAACAGGCCGCGAATGGTCGAGAAGCGCGAGCTCTGGTCGTTCACCAGCTCGGCATAGGCCTTGTACTTGTCCTGGGCATTGCCGCGCACCGCGTGCTGGAGCAGCGCAATGTTCTCCGGCGTCCAGGCATGGTCCTCGCCGCGCAGGCGGTAGGCGTATTCGCCGCCGATATCGAGGGAGTCGCGATAGATCGGCGAATCGCCGAAAGCGTCGCGGTGGCGGCGCACGGTCTCTTCCGCGATCTCGGGCAGGCCGACGCCCTCGATCGAGGAGATCGTGCCGGTGAAATACTTCTCGATCGTCTCGGTCTTGAGCCCGACAGCGTCGAAGATCTGCGCACCGCAATAGGACTGGTAGGTCGAGATGCCCATCTTGGACATGACCTTGAGCATGCCCTTGCCGACCGACTTGATGAAGCGCTTCACCACCTCGTAGCGGTCGACTTCCTTCGGGAATTCGCCGGCCTCGAACAGGGCCTCCAGCGTCTCGAAGGCGAGATAGGGGTTGATCGCCTCGGCGCCGAAGCCGGCGAGGCAGGCGAAGTGATGGATCTCGCGCGGCTCGCCTGATTCCAGCACGAGACCGACCGAGGTGCGCTGACCCTTGCGGATCAGGTGGTGGTGCACGGCCGCCGTCGCCAGCAGCGCCGGGATCGGGATGCGGTCCGGGCCGACCTGCCGGTCGGACAGGATGATGATGTTGTAGCCGCCGTTGACGGCAGCCTCGGCGCGCTCGCAGAGCCGCTCGATCGCATGCTCCATGCCGGCCGCGCCATCGCGGGCGGGGTAGGTGATGTCGATCGTCTTGGTGTCGAACCGGTCCTCGTAATGGCCGATGCAGCGGATCTTCTCGAGATCGTCATTGGTCAGGATCGGCTGGCGCACTTCGAGCCGCTTGCGCCGCGAGGTGCCCTCCAGGTCGAGGATGTTGGGACGCGGCCCGATGAAGGAGAGGAGGCTCATCACGAGCTCCTCGCGGATCGGGTCGATCGGCGGGTTCGTGACCTGCGCGAAGTTCTGCTTGAAATAGGTGTAGAGCAGCTTCGACTTCGACGAGAGCGCCGAGATCGGCGTGTCCGTGCCCATCGAGCCGACAGCTTCCTGGCCGGTCACGGCCATCGGCGCCATCAGGATCTTGGTGTCTTCCTGAGTGTAGCCGAAAGCCTGCTGGCGATCGAGCAGCGGCACATCGGTGCGCTGCGCCCGTGCCTCGACCGGGGGCAGTTCCTCCAGCACGATCTGGGTGCGCTTCAGCCAGTCCCTGTAGGGGTTGGCGAGGCACAGGCTCGTCTTGATCTCGTCGTCGCCGATGATGCGGCCCTGTTCGAGATCGATCAGCAGCATCTTGCCCGGCTGCAGGCGCCACTTCTGGACGATGCGCTCCTCGGGGATCGGCAGCACGCCGAACTCGGAGGCCAGCACCACGAGCCCGTCATCGGTGACGAGATAGCGCGCGGGACGCAGGCCGTTGCGGTCGAGCGTCGCCCCGATCTGGCGGCCATCGGTGAAGGCGATCGCGGCCGGCCCATCCCAGGGCTCCATCAGCGCGGCATGATATTCGTAGAAGGCGCGCCGCTCCTCATCCATCAGCGGATTGCCGGCCCAGGCTTCGGGCACCAGCATCATCATGGCGTGAGCGAGCGAATAGCCGCCCTGGACCAGGAATTCGAGAGCGTTGTCGAAGCAGGCGGTGTCGGACTGGCCCTCATAGGAGATCGGCCAGAGCTTCGAGATATCGGGGCCGAACAGTTCGGAATCGACCGAGGCCTGGCGCGCCGCCATCCAGTTGACGTTGCCGCGCAGCGTGTTGATCTCGCCGTTATGCGCCACCATCCGGTAGGGGTGGGCGAGCCGCCAGGACGGGAAGGTGTTGGTGGCGAAGCGCTGATGGACCAGCGCGAGCGCGCTGACGAAGCGCGTATCGGTCAGATCCTTGAAATAGGAGCCGAGCTGGGTCACCAGCACCATGCCCTTGTAGACGATGGTGCGGGCCGACATCGAGACCGGGTAATAGGTCGCGGTGGCGCGATCCTGGCGCTTATAGACCTTGTTGGAGACCGACTTTCTGAGGACATAGACCTTGCGCTCGAAATCGTCCTCGTCGGCGATCTCGGCGGGACGGCCGACGAAGAGTTGGCGATGGACCGGCTCGCTCTCCTTCACGGCCTCGCCGAGATCCGACGAGTCGACCGGCACGTCGCGCCAGCCCAGGAAGATCAGCCCCTCCTCGGTGACGGCCTGCACCACGATCTCCTCGCAGACGGCGCGATCCTCAGCTTCCTGGGGCATGAAGAACTGGCCGATGGCGTAGTGACCGGCCGCCGGCAATTCGATGCCGAGCTTGGCGCACTCCTCCATGAAGAAGCCATGCGGGATCTGGACGAGGATGCCGCAGCCGTCGCCGAGCTTGGGGTCCGCCCCGACGGCGCCGCGGTGGTCGAGATTATGCAGGATCTGCAGGCCCTGCTGGACGATCGCATGGGTCTTACGGTTCTTCATGTCGGCGATGAAGCCGACACCGCAGGAATCCTTCTCATAGGACGGGTCGTAGAGCCCCTGGCGCTCGGGCATTGCAGGATCACGCACTGCCGGGAAAGCCGCAGCTGCCGCCGCCACGCTCGACTTGCTGGTTTCGCTCATCGTCAAACCCCGCTTCACGCTGCCTGCCAGCTTCCGCCAACAGTCGCCTTCGAGTCCACACCGTCCTTCGCCGCGCCAGCCCGCTTGCCGAGCCCGATCGGGCATGCAGCAAGGATGGGGCCAACATGGCCAAGTCATTCCTGGGGAGGGTGGCTTGCGCTGTCTTGGGGCGCCCGCGTCCTCCGCAGGCGCCTCGGGCTTGTCGCCCTGCCGCGCCTGTCTAAGCCGCCGCTTTACGGGCGGCGCGCGTACGATTGGTTTTGGCGGTCGTGGCCTTACCCCTCGTCATGTGTCCGCTCCGTTGCGATCGGCCGCCGCAAGCGCTAGGCGGCTCACGGTCGGCGCAGTGAAAATGGGACAGCAACACTGTCCTATCGCGATGAATTTGCCAGAATTCTAATCTCGGCACAAGCGCCGATTGCGAGCGAGGCTGAAATTTTATTGCGATATCGCTCGCCCCTGGGACATATCCGGAGCGAAAGCCCAACATTGCCAGCACGCTTCTTGTTTTCCGCCGGTTTTCCAACCCCGCCGCGTTTCGACCATCGTCGCATGCAGACCGGCGATCCACCGACGCGCTTGTTAGCGTCATGGCCCGGCGCTACCCCTTGGATATGAACTTCTTCAGCGACAACACCGCCGGCGCGAGCGCTCCTGTCATGGCAGCATTGGCGGCCGCCAATGACGGCACCGCGACAGCCTATGGCACCGACGCCTGGACGGGCCGCGTCGAGCGCCTTTTCGCCGAGATCTTCGAGCATCAGGTCGCGGTCTTCCTCGTCACCAGCGGCACGGCGGCCAACTCTTTGGCGCTCGCCAGCATCACCCGCCCCTGGGGCGCCGTGCTGACCCATGAGGAAAGCCATGTCGCCGACGATGAATGCGGCGCGCCGGAATTCTTCAGCGACGGCGCCAAGCTCGTCGGCCTGCCAGGCGCCGGCAACAAGATTTCGCCCGGCCCCGTGACGCAGACCCTCGCCCGCATGCGCGAAGGCGCGCTGCATCAGGTCCAGCCGCAGGCGATCTCGATCACCCAGGCGACCGAATGCGGGCAGATCTACACCCAAGCCGAAGTGCGCGCCCTGAAGGACGCCGTCGCGCCGCGCGGCCTGACCATGCATATGGACGGCGCCCGCTTCACCAACGCGCTCGTCGCCCTTGGCTGCTCGCCGGCCGCGATCACCTGGCAGGCCGGCGTCGACGTACTTACGTTCGGCGGCACCAAGAACGGCGCCTGGGCGGCGGAGGCCGTGATCTTCTTCCAGCCCGAGGCCGCCGCCGAGATGAAGTGGCGGCGCAAGCGCGCGGGCCATACCCTGTCCAAGGGCCGGTTGATCGGGGCGCAGTTCGAGGGCCTGCTCGGTGGCGGCCACTGGCTCGAACTGGCGCGCCACGCCAATGCGATGGCCAAGCGCCTGGCCGATGCGCTCATCGCCCTGGACATCCCGCTCGCCTGGCCCTGCCAGGTCAATCAAGTGTTTCCGATTCTGTCGGCGGAGCTCCAGACGAAGCTGAAAGCGGCCGGCGTCGGCTACCTGCCCTGGTCGCAGACCGCCCTGCCAAAGGATATCCCCTTCGCGGAGGGCGAGACCATCGGCCGCTTCGTCATGGCGTTCTCGACCCGCGAGGCGGATGTCGAGCGCCTGATCAATGTGTTCGCCGCGGCAAAAGGCTGAATTCTCCCCCGATTTCAGCCCCACGCACGCCGTAATCCCTAAGGAAGACTGAAGACCCAGTTCAGTCGCCCAAAGGAGACGACATGGTATTTCGATCGACCGCGCCCTCGCGCCTGGTCCTGACGAGCCTGGCGGTAGCCGGCGCGCTCGCAGGTTCCGTTGGCGGAGCGGCAGCGCAGTACTACCTCTATGAGGAGGAAGAGGCCTATCCGCGCGGCTATTACGAACGCTACGCGCCGCTGCCTCCCGCTCCGGTCCCGCCCCGCGCAATCGGCCGCATCGCCGCGCGCGACTTCGGCCTCGCCCGGGTCGACCGGATGGTGCGCACCGGCTCCTCCTATGTGCTCGACGGTCAGACCGCCAATGGCGGCCGCGCCCGCTTGATCTTCGACGCCCATAGCGGCGACCTGATCGACCGCATCCCCCTGCCCGATGCACGGCCGAGGCCCGCACCGGCCCCGCATATCGCTCGCGTCGATCCGCGCGACGACAGGCCGGCGCCGCGGCTGGTACCACGCCCGCCCGAACGCCCGCCCGCGCTGAAGCCGCCAGGCCAGGCGAGCGCCCCGGCGACGATCCTGCCGCCGAGCCCGGCCGCACCGCCGCGCGCGACCGAACCGCTCACCCCAGCGGAAAAACCTGCCGCGACGGCCAGCGCCCCCGCGACGACAGCCCCGAGCTCGCCAGCGGCCCCGGCGCTACCGACACCCGGCCCGGTCAATCCCGCGACCGGCGCGGACAAGCCCGCGCTCGTCAATCCCCAGCTCGTCAACCCCCAGTTCGTCAACCCCAACGACGTGCGCGGCACGGACGAGGCGGAGCGCAAGCCGCCGCTGGCCCGGGCCGACCCATCGGGCATCACGATAGCGCCCGTCGAACTGCCCCCCGTCCAGCTCCCGGATGCGACGCCCTCGACGCCGAAGCCTGAGACGCCTGCCGTTCCGGTTACGCCGCTGGATTGAGGCCAGCCTTTCGGCCAGAAAAAGGGCGTCCCCGGTCACCCGGGGACGCCCCATTCGTTGCAAGGCATCAGGTCAGGCGCGTTACGCGGCCTTGGCGACCTTGGCCTCGAGCACCTTGGCGGGCTTGGCCCCGCTGATCGCGATCTGGCGCGGCTTCTTGGCCTCGGGGATCTCGCGGACGAGATCGATATGGAGCAAGCCGTTCTCGAGGCTGGCGCCGGTTACCTGCACATAATCGGCAAGCTGGAAGCGACGCTCAAAAGCGCGCGCCGCGATGCCCTGGTGCAGAACCTCGCGTTTTTCAGCGGATTCGGTGCTCTGCTTCTCGCCACGCACCGTCAGCGCATTCTCCTTGCTCTCGATGGCAAGGTCGGCTTCGCCAAAGCCCGCGACCGCGATGCTGATGCGGTAGGCGTTCTCGGCAGTGCGCTCGATGTTGTAGGGCGGATAGCTCGGCGCGGCCTCGGCAGCGGTGGCCTGGTCAAGCAGCGAGAACAGGCGGTCGAAACCAACGGTCGAGCGATAGAGCGGGGAAAGATCGAAGTGACGCATGATGTCCTCCTGGGAAGCGACAAGTTCAGTCCAGCCCGCCTCATCATGAGCACGGGCCTGGTTTAGTTCGCGCAGCCGGTCTCGGCCTGCGCAGAGATGATCTGGTCTCGCCTTTTCGGCTTTTCAAGGGGGTGCGAAGACAGGCATAAATAAGCCGGTGCGGCCGCGAAGGCCCGTCCGATTCGGAAGCCCTTCGATCGCTTCGCATCCGGGCTGTCATGTCCGAGTGCGAAACGTGGTCGTCAACTCGGGGTTAAGCGCATGACTCACGCGAAAGACATGGCTCACGCGAAAGACCGGCTTCCTCTTCTTCGCGCCACGTCGTGATGGCCGAGGCCCAGCTCTTCGCCCATCCCGATTATCCCGTTCCGGGGCATGGCAAGGCCTGGTTCGCGAAAACGCGCGACGGCGCGCAATTGCGCTTCGCGAGCTGGCGACCGACGGTCAAGCTGATGCGCGGCACCATTCTCCTCGTCCAGGGCCGGGCCGAATTCATCGAGCGCTACAGTGAGACGATCGTCGAGCTGCGCCGGCGCGGCTTCCATGTGATCAGCTTCGACTGGCGCGGCCAGGGCGGCTCGCAACGCTTCGTGCGGCGCTGGCGCAAGGGCCATGTCGGCTGGCTCAGACATTTTGAGCACGACCTCGCCTTGGCGCAGGCGCAGATGCGCGAGACACTGCCCGAGCCCTATTTCGCGCTGGCGCATTCGATGGGCGCGGCCCTGTGCCTGGACGCCGCGCGCCGCGACGCCTTGCCGGTCTCGCGGCTGGTGGCTCTCGCTCCCATGCTGGGCCTCTCGATGATCGAGCGCCCCGATATGGCGCGGCGGCTGGCAAACCTGCTGTTCTGGCTCGGTCTGGGCAAATCCTTCGTGCCCGGCGGCGGCGACACCGCGATCGCGACCAAACCCTTCGAGGGCAACCGGCTGACCAGCGACCCCGCCCGCTATGCCCGCAACAGCGCGCTCTCGGCCGGCGCGCCGCATCTGTGCATCGGCGACCCGACGATCGCCTGGGTGCATACGGCCTTCCAGTTGATGGCGCGCCTGAACGCTCCCTCCGCCGCCCGCGAGATCCGCGTGCCGACGCTGGTCATCGCCGCCGGCCAGGACCCGATCGTCTCCACCCCGGCGATCGAGCGTTTCGCGGCGCGGCTCAAGACCGGCGCCGCGCTCGTCCTGCCGACCGCGCGCCACGAGATCCTGATGGAGAGCGACGAGATCCGCGCCCAGTTCTGGGCGGCCTTCGACGCCTTCATTCCCGGCGAGGACAATGCCGCGGCCAGCTCAACCGGCGAGCAGGCTGAGCGCGGCCTGATGCAGCGTCTTGTTGCCGGCGGCGATGACCGTGCCGCCCCCGGCGGCGCTGCCGCCATCCCATGAGGTGACGATGCCGCCCGCGCCCTCGATGATCGGGATCAGCGCGACGATGTCATAGGGCTTGAGGCCGGATTCGATCACCAGATCGACATGGCCGGCCGCCAGCATGCAATAGGCATAGCAATCGCAGCCATAACGCGGCAGCCGCACCTGGCTTTCGACACGGGCATAGGCTTCAGCTTCCGCGCCCTTGAACAGCCCTGGCGACGTGGTCATCAGCGTCGCTTCGCTAAGATTCGTGATCTGGCGCGTGCGCAGGACGCGCGGGCCGTTGGGCCCCTCATAGCGCGCCTGCCGGCCATCGCCGGAATAGCGCTCGCCCGTGAAGGGCTGGTGCATCATGCCATAGACCGGCACGCCGCCACGCGTCAGCCCGATCAGCGTGCCCCAGACCGGAATGCCGGAGATGAAGGCGCGCGTGCCGTCGATCGGGTCGAGCACCCAGACATATTCGGCGTCGATGTTCTCATTGCCGAACTCCTCGCCAAGCACGCCATGGGCGGGGAAGCTGCGCTTGATCAGATGGCGCATCACGTTCTCGCCGGCCCGGTCGGCCTCCGTCACCGGATCGAACACGCCGCCGAGCGATTTGTCTTCGGTGGCATGATGGGCGCGAAAGAACGGCAGGATCGCCTGGCCGGACTGCGTCGCCAGTTCGGCGATGAAAGCGCCGAAATCGACAGTGCTCATATACCAGCCTCCCGTTATTTTGTTGCTGCGCAGCATTGCACCCGACCGGAGCCCTCCGGCACGAGCCTGTCATGCAAGTGGAATCATCGGAAAACAAGGGAATCGGCCGTTAATTCGCCATCCTTCTTGCGTCTGACGCATGGCGCATAAGACTTTACGCAAAACCACTTGCGTTTTTGCGCTGCACCGTCATATTGTGCACTGCGAAGGGGCGATCACCTCAAGCCTTCGTTGCCCTCCTTGGGCGTTTCCTCCCTAGACTTGGGCCGCCACGCAAGTGTGCGGCCCTTTTTTCTGGGTTGCGGTGGCAAGCAATCCGGCCGCCGGGAATTTTTTGTTTCGCATCGGCCTGCTCCGAAGACCGCAACCCGCTTTTCGTAGCCGATGCTCTATTCGGCCGCCTCGCGCCATTCGTCGAGCCAGCCGCTCCAGCGCGCGAAGCAATCCGCCATCGCCGCGGTCATGCCCCGCTCCAGCTCCACGAAGCCGGCATGCGGCTCCAGCGTCGCCTCGTCCATGTAGAGCGCGCGGTTGATCTCGATCTGCAGCGCGTGCACGCCCGAGGTCGGCGCGCCGTAATGCTCGGTGATGAAGCCCCCGGCATAAGGCCGGTTGCGCGTGACGCTCAGGCCTAGCCGCCGGAAGGCCTCCTCGGCGATGTCGACGATATAGCCCGAGGCGCTGGTGCCGAAGCGGTCGCCCAGGATGACGTCGGCCTTGGCGAGCCCGTCGCGGTCGAGCCCGCTCGACGGCATCGAATGGGCATCGACCAGGATGCAGGTGCCGAAGGCGCCATGCGTGCGCTGGATCAGGCTGCGCAAGCCTGCGTGATAGGGCCGGTAGAGCGCGTCGATCCGCGCCAGCCCCTCCTCGACCGGTATGCGGCCGAAATAGATCTCATGCGCATCGCCGACGATTCGCGGAATCGTGCCGAGCCCACCCGCGACCCGCATCGAGCGCGTATTGGCGAAGGCCGGCAAACGGCCATCGAACATGCGCGGATCGAGCTCATAGGGCTCGCGGTTGACGTCGAGAAAGGCGCGCGGGAACTCGGCGACCAGGAGCGGGGCTCCAAGCGCCACGGCCTGGGCGAAGAGCAGGTCGATATAGGCGTCCTCGGAGCGGCGCAGGCTGCGCAGAGGCAATCGCGCCCGCTCGACGAAGGCCTTGGGATAGCGCCGTCCGGCATGGGGCACGTCGACCACCACGGGCACGACCTGCAGCGCCGGCTGATGCAGCGTGAAGGGCCGCTCGATCTCGGCGACGACATCCTCGGGATCAGCTTTGAAGAAGGCGGTTGGGACGCTCATGTCACCGAACTGAAGCACACAAAACGACGCTGTAGAAGCATTACCCGCGCGGCTGTTTAACCAAGACCGGATTCACGCGTTGTTTACCATGCCCATGCCTTATAGAAGGACATGGTTCCAAGCCCGCAGCCGGCCGGCTAACCCGGCTGCTCGCCGGCCCGGGATAAGGCGCAGGCGCCAGACAATACGACCGGATGGAAACCGCCGCGCCCGGCGGCCTTCATCTTGAGACAGGCCTTTCGGGACGGACATAGCAGGCCCATGACGAAGATACTTCTCGCCGAAGACGACAACGACATGCGCCGCTTCCTGGTCAAGGCCTTGCAGAATGCAGGCTATGACGTGGCCTCGTTCGACAACGGCCTCTCCGCCTATAACCGCCTGCGCGAAGAGCCCTTCGAGCTGCTCCTGACCGACATCGTGATGCCGGAGATGGATGGCATCGAACTGGCGCGGCGCGCCACCGAGCTCGACCCCGACATCAAGGTGATGTTCATCACCGGCTTTGCGGCAGTCGCCCTGAACCCCGATTCGCAGACGCCCAAGGATGCCAAGGTGCTGTCCAAGCCCTTCCATCTGCGCGAGCTCGTCAGCGAGGTCGAAAAGCTTCTGGCGGCCTGACGCTTTTGCAGCTCAAGCGGCTTGCAAGGCGCCGCATGAGCCGCTATAGCCGCACACCTCGCAACATGGTCAGCCGGCAACGGTGACACCCTGTTCCGGCAGCCGCGACGATATCCCGACGCGGCAGACGGGCGCGTAGCTCAGCGGGAGAGCACTACGTTGACATCGTAGGGGTCACAGGTTCGATCCCTGTCGCGCCCACCATATGAAGCCCTTGAGATATAGGGACAAAAGGCCGCCTCGAAAGGGCGGCCTTTTTGCTTGGCCGGAGACTGGGTCGGAAACAACGCAAGGAGGCCCGGCGAGCCGGGCTCCCAGGCGGTCAACCCGTATGAGAGCATGGCACCCGTTGCCCGCGTCATGGGACGGGAAGGAACCGCTATGATCGTTGACACCATCGTCGAGATCGACCGGCACCTCGCGACGATCGAGCTATCGACCAAGCACGCGATCCAGGCGCTCGCCGCCCTCACGTCGCCGGCAGACGCGCTCCGGCAGATGAAGTTCGGGAAGACCGGGCGCCATCCGATCGAGGACCGAGCCCTCAACATCGTCGAGCAGATCAATCAGACCTTCAGCTATCTGGTGGCGCTCAACGCAGCGAAGTGGCTGCTGGAGGCGCATCCCGACGCCGGCGGGTTTTCCCTGGCTCCGGGAGCGCACGCGTCGCAGCGGCTGGATATCTGAGTATCGAGCCGGATCTCGTCGGCGGTGAGGCCTTCGCAGCGACGAGCCCGCAGAGCAATCGCAAGCTCGACAAGGATCTGAAACGTCTCGCCGGCGATCCCGCCCGGCATCGCTACGCCTTCTTCTACTCCCCCGGGATCGAGCCCGGCCGGCACCCGAAGCTGGAGAAGGTCGAGGGCGTCCAAGTCCGCTGCGTCGACATCTAAGACAGACGCGGAACGCCGGCGTCTCCCGTGGCTATCGCCAACATCATCTCCGCGTTGAAGCCGGAGGAAGATCGAGATCCCAGTCGGGAGGGAGATGTTTGGGATGCTCGACTCCCATGACAGCCGGGGTCTCGTCCGCCACAGCTTTCTTGATGATTTCGTTGAACGCTAAGGCGTCAGGACTATCGAGGCGGATCAAGGTCGTTACCTGCGATCCCGGCCTACCCTTGCTCAGCAAAGGCCCGATCAAGTCACCCTTGCAAGCAACCCAGGCATCTTTGTACACCGTCAGCACAAATTCGACGAAGGTGAGGATCTGCTGACGATCATTCCCGTCGAACTCATGACGATAGTGCAGGTAGTCGCCGAGCTTCCCGACGTTCTTCCAGAGCTCGTTCGGTCTCGGGGTATGGGTCACTGTGTGCTCAACAATTCCGATCTTTATCGTCAGGAACGTGTAGCGTCGATCGGGGACGGCTTTCTGAAGCACCACTCGGGCCTTGGCGAGTTGCCAGGATGTCACCTTCTTGCCTTTGATATTTGGCAAGGCCTCAGCATACTCTGCGCCTCAACGCACGCTCGCAGCTCGAATGCAGCGTAGAAAAGGGATTCAACCTTGCCCTCCAGGACGCGCTGGCGGGCTCTCCAGAAATAAGATTGGGCGGATGTCGGATATTGGTTTCGGGTCATTTCCTCGCTCGGCGCAGAGCATTGAACGACCTCGTCGCGGCCGAGGCAACCCGGCTCGTCGAAACAGAGGGCAGCGCCGGCTATTACATGGTTCGCCAGATTGTCTGGCTGGCCCGTGAGAAGGGCGATCCGGATGCGGAGCGTCTCTGGGGCCGTGTTGCGAGGTAGGTTGCCAGGCGGACGGGCGTGGTGCCCGGGCGGAGCAAGACCGGACGCCCCGAAAGCGAGTGGTGATCAGGCCTCGAAGTCATATTCCTTCGCGAGCCGATCGTAGACGTTCTCGGCGCCGCGTCGGCATCCAGGGCCGTGGAAACCTCGTCCTCCGGCACGATGACGCCGCCGAAGTGGCTATGGAATGCCCAGGCGAACCGCGGGTCTTCAAAGACTACGCGAACCATACCGCAGCCGGGTTAGAGGACACGGGAACCCAGCTGCCAATCGGCGCACCAGCTTTCAATCTTATGCAGAGGCTCCGGCAGGGACTGCTGGTCCAGCTTCATCTCCACCTGGTGGTTAAATCCCATCACGCTCTTGGCCTGATCGATCCCGACCACAAGCACGGTCATGAGATCCTCTCCTTCCTCTCGCGG
Coding sequences:
- the gltB gene encoding glutamate synthase large subunit; translated protein: MSETSKSSVAAAAAAFPAVRDPAMPERQGLYDPSYEKDSCGVGFIADMKNRKTHAIVQQGLQILHNLDHRGAVGADPKLGDGCGILVQIPHGFFMEECAKLGIELPAAGHYAIGQFFMPQEAEDRAVCEEIVVQAVTEEGLIFLGWRDVPVDSSDLGEAVKESEPVHRQLFVGRPAEIADEDDFERKVYVLRKSVSNKVYKRQDRATATYYPVSMSARTIVYKGMVLVTQLGSYFKDLTDTRFVSALALVHQRFATNTFPSWRLAHPYRMVAHNGEINTLRGNVNWMAARQASVDSELFGPDISKLWPISYEGQSDTACFDNALEFLVQGGYSLAHAMMMLVPEAWAGNPLMDEERRAFYEYHAALMEPWDGPAAIAFTDGRQIGATLDRNGLRPARYLVTDDGLVVLASEFGVLPIPEERIVQKWRLQPGKMLLIDLEQGRIIGDDEIKTSLCLANPYRDWLKRTQIVLEELPPVEARAQRTDVPLLDRQQAFGYTQEDTKILMAPMAVTGQEAVGSMGTDTPISALSSKSKLLYTYFKQNFAQVTNPPIDPIREELVMSLLSFIGPRPNILDLEGTSRRKRLEVRQPILTNDDLEKIRCIGHYEDRFDTKTIDITYPARDGAAGMEHAIERLCERAEAAVNGGYNIIILSDRQVGPDRIPIPALLATAAVHHHLIRKGQRTSVGLVLESGEPREIHHFACLAGFGAEAINPYLAFETLEALFEAGEFPKEVDRYEVVKRFIKSVGKGMLKVMSKMGISTYQSYCGAQIFDAVGLKTETIEKYFTGTISSIEGVGLPEIAEETVRRHRDAFGDSPIYRDSLDIGGEYAYRLRGEDHAWTPENIALLQHAVRGNAQDKYKAYAELVNDQSSRFSTIRGLFEIKDAYALQRKPIPIEQVESAASIVKRFSTGAMSFGSISHEAHSTLAIAMNTIGGKSNTGEGGEEPERFAPMADGRSMRSAIKQVASGRFGVTTEYLVNSAMMQIKISQGAKPGEGGQLPGHKVDARIAKVRHSTPGVGLISPPPHHDIYSIEDIAQLIFDLKNVNPAADVSVKLVSELGVGTVAAGVAKARADHITISGYEGGTGASPLTSIKHAGSPWEIGLAETHQILVMNKLRGRIALQVDGGLRTGRDIIIGALLGADEFGFATAPLIAAGCIMMRKCHLNTCPVGVATQDPVLRKRFKGAPEHVINFFFFLAEDVREIMASLGVANFDDLVGRSDWLDKKQAIEHWKAKGLDFSRIFHKPDVGPEVAIRHVELQQHPIDTVLDRMLIAQSQGALEKGDKVVIESPIRNVDRSTGAMLSGQVAKRYGYAGLAEDTITVKLTGTAGQSFGAWVVNGVTLDLTGQANDYVGKGLSGGKLVIKPSPDARPLAEQSIIVGNTVLYGAISGECYFRGVAGERFAVRNSGAIAVVEGTGDHGCEYMTGGVVVVLGQTGRNFAAGMSGGVAYVLDEDKSFAKRCNLSMVDLEPVIEEEELMQRIHHHGGDLEFKGRIDVMANMSGYDAERLHQLISDHLRYTGSLRAKDILDNWVEYLPKFVKVMPVEYRRALQEIEQAQASMSVAAE
- a CDS encoding threonine aldolase family protein — translated: MNFFSDNTAGASAPVMAALAAANDGTATAYGTDAWTGRVERLFAEIFEHQVAVFLVTSGTAANSLALASITRPWGAVLTHEESHVADDECGAPEFFSDGAKLVGLPGAGNKISPGPVTQTLARMREGALHQVQPQAISITQATECGQIYTQAEVRALKDAVAPRGLTMHMDGARFTNALVALGCSPAAITWQAGVDVLTFGGTKNGAWAAEAVIFFQPEAAAEMKWRRKRAGHTLSKGRLIGAQFEGLLGGGHWLELARHANAMAKRLADALIALDIPLAWPCQVNQVFPILSAELQTKLKAAGVGYLPWSQTALPKDIPFAEGETIGRFVMAFSTREADVERLINVFAAAKG
- a CDS encoding Hsp20 family protein — translated: MRHFDLSPLYRSTVGFDRLFSLLDQATAAEAAPSYPPYNIERTAENAYRISIAVAGFGEADLAIESKENALTVRGEKQSTESAEKREVLHQGIAARAFERRFQLADYVQVTGASLENGLLHIDLVREIPEAKKPRQIAISGAKPAKVLEAKVAKAA
- a CDS encoding alpha/beta fold hydrolase codes for the protein MAEAQLFAHPDYPVPGHGKAWFAKTRDGAQLRFASWRPTVKLMRGTILLVQGRAEFIERYSETIVELRRRGFHVISFDWRGQGGSQRFVRRWRKGHVGWLRHFEHDLALAQAQMRETLPEPYFALAHSMGAALCLDAARRDALPVSRLVALAPMLGLSMIERPDMARRLANLLFWLGLGKSFVPGGGDTAIATKPFEGNRLTSDPARYARNSALSAGAPHLCIGDPTIAWVHTAFQLMARLNAPSAAREIRVPTLVIAAGQDPIVSTPAIERFAARLKTGAALVLPTARHEILMESDEIRAQFWAAFDAFIPGEDNAAASSTGEQAERGLMQRLVAGGDDRAAPGGAAAIP
- the hisN gene encoding histidinol-phosphatase codes for the protein MSTVDFGAFIAELATQSGQAILPFFRAHHATEDKSLGGVFDPVTEADRAGENVMRHLIKRSFPAHGVLGEEFGNENIDAEYVWVLDPIDGTRAFISGIPVWGTLIGLTRGGVPVYGMMHQPFTGERYSGDGRQARYEGPNGPRVLRTRQITNLSEATLMTTSPGLFKGAEAEAYARVESQVRLPRYGCDCYAYCMLAAGHVDLVIESGLKPYDIVALIPIIEGAGGIVTSWDGGSAAGGGTVIAAGNKTLHQAALSLLAG